From [Flavobacterium] thermophilum:
GGAAAATATAGAAAAACAAAATAAATAATTTTGTATCCAGTCGTCACAAAGACGGCTTTTATTTTTGTCATCCCTCCCCTACCCTTCTTTTGATGAATATGTTATAATAATGTAAATATTACCAAAAGAGGTGAAGGGTGTGAATAAGAAAGAACAAATTAAACTTCAAATAAAAGCCTATTTGTTTTTTATCGTTGTGGGATTACTTATATTTTTCATATTTATTAAACCGATTATTGGTGGTTTGGTAAATGATTATAAACATGATCGAGAAATAATTACGAATCGTGAATGGAAAGAGTTTCAAGAGTGGGAACAAAAACAGGAACAAAAAGAATGGGAAAATCAAGAAGTTAATCATTAATTAACCACTAACAAATGTCGTTAGTGGTTTTATTTTTTTGTAAAGGATGGTGGTGATATGCCTAATAATGATTCTCTAAAAATACTGATAACCGCACAATTAGATGAAAATGCTTCTAAAGATACTATTCAAAAACAACTTAATACAATTCAAAGTAAATTAAATCTAACAATAGGAATAGATGCTCAACAAATTAGCCAAATTGCTAATCAAGTTAAACAGTTACAAGCACAATTTGAAAGACAATCAAAAGGAATAAAAATTATTGATGATGAGAATGTAATATCAAGTATAAATCAAATTAAAAAAGGAATGCCTGAAATATATACTTCTATAGATAAAGCACTTGAAAAATATAAACAGTTTGGTCAAGTTAAAATTGAAAAATCATTTGATCCTGTAACAAGAGAATTAAATGGCTTTACATTGCAATTGCAAAAGGCTCAAGGACTTATTGAACGCATTAAATTTGATTTAGTGCAATTAAAAATGCCAGATGGTACTCAAAATGTATTCCAAGTTACAAATAGAAAGATTACTGATGATACAGAAAAAATTAGAGAAAAGCAATTACAACTAGAACAAAAAGTTGATACTCAAATACAAAAACAAAATGAAAAATTACAACAGCAATTAGAACTTTTTAAACGTCAAGCAGAAATTAATGCAAAAAACCTACAAAGACGATATGGTGATGCAGTCGACACTAATGCATTGAATAATTATTTAGCAAGTGTAAGAAGTTTAAGTGCTTCTACTCCAGATGTAAAACGAAAAATGGATGAACTTAATATGACATTCAAAGAGATTTCTGCGAATGTCAAATCATCCTCTTCACATGTTTTAGATTTCGGGGAAGCTTTAAAAACAGCAATGGTAAATTTTGCCGTCTAGTATAGAAATATACTAGATTATTATCGCGGTATCAAGCGGGGAGGCTGAGATGCTAACCCGAACCGAAGGCTAGGTTTAAAAGCCTAGTCAGGGGCAGAGCATACGGACTGAACCTGCGAAAGCAGAATATAATGTCCGCACGAGACCGCGACACCCTAACACATTATGGTGAGGGTGAAAATGTATGCCGAGCTTGTGCGAATATGAAGCACAAGAACTATCGGATAAAAAGCCGATAGGGTAACATAACTGAAAATTCCCCGTCTGGCTAATTAGTGGTACGGCGATTGTGCAATCAATTAATTTCTTTCAAAAAGGTATTGAGTATGTGAATGAATTGAACAAGGCTCTCACAGAAATAGCAATTGTTACGGGACAAACACAACAAGAAGTTGCAAAATTGGGTGAAGAATATAATAAACTTGCTTATCAAATGGGAGTCACTACTAACGAAGTAGCTCGTGCAAGTGTCGAATTCTTGCGTCAAGGTCTATCTCAAGAAGAAACAATGAAACGTGTTCAAGTTGCTACAGAATATGCAAAAATTTCATCATTAGATTTTAATAAAGCAGCAGAAATTTTAACAGCTACAACAAATTCAATGAATGTAGATATTGAACGTGCAGCAGACGTGTTTTCAGCATTGGGAGATGCGACAGCAACTGGTGCAGATGAGATTGGGATAGCTTTTCAGCGCGTTGGCGGATCGGCATCAGCTCTGAATTTGGAATTCGAAAAGGTGGCTAGCTGGATTGCAGTACTATCGTCAAGAACTCGTGAGGGTGCTGCTACTGTCGGTAAATGAGTTGCCGCCTAGCATAGTAATATGCTAGTGAAAATCTCCTCTAATTGACTTGGAAGCCCTAACAGATAATGCTGAGGGTGACAAGGCGCAAGCAGGCTGTGTGCCGTGCAGCGTGAACGACTGAACGAGGAGACTACCCTTTTGGGTAGAAGCGACAGTCTGAACTCTATGGAAACATAGAGAGTAAGGTTGAAGTGCCTTACCGCCATGTTAATACATGGTCAGTAGCCCTTTATTCGGGTGAAAGTAACAGAATGAACAGTATCAAAAGCATTCTTGCGAGAATCCAAAACCTAAAAGAAACAGGTTTTGATGAGACAGATGGTACACAGATAAACGAGGTTGCAAAAGCATTAGCTACAGTTGGCATACAATTAGTAGATGCAAATGGTCAATTTAGAAATTTTGGTCAAGTAATGGATGAGATTGGAAATAAATGGAAGAACCTAGATAGCAGGACTAAGGCTTATCTCGCAACTACCATCGCCGGGACGTATCAGCAATCTCGATAAATAGATGTCGAGACTAAATCCCTTCTGATTAATTGGGGAAGTCCTAACGTAAAGCCGAGGATCACCCACAACAAGCAAGGTCTAATGACCTGTGCAGTTGCAACGACTGAGCGAAGGGACATCCTTATACAGAGGATGAAGCGACAGTCTGAACTCTACAGAAATGTAGAGAGAGAAGGTCGAGTGTAAAGACACTCTTGGAAGTACCTTCTCCGCCATACCTATTATCAATAGGTATGGTCAGTAGCCATTGACTGTTTTTCAATGGTGAAAGTAACAGTATGTTCTAAACCTTATGGAAGGTTATGCTGATACGATTCCACTATACGAACAAGCTTTACAATCGGCTGGCACAACACAACAAAAATTTAATACATATTTAGAATCAAATGAAGCAGCGTTAAATAGACTTAAAGCTTCGTGGGAAGGTTTATGGCAATCAAGTTTTGATTCTGAAGCAATTAGAGCAGGAATTAATATTTTAGATGGATTTGTAAAAGTTTTAAAAGCAGTAATTGACAATATCGGACTATTCCCTACCGTTATTGGTATTGCTACAGCTTCGTATTTGGCTCTTAATAATACAACCAGACAATCAATAATGCAACAAGGTTTGCTGTCTGCAAGCTTAGTAAAAGCTGGAGACTCAATGAAAATTGCTTCAGGTGCAGCTAGAGCATATCAAATATCATTATATAATCTTACTTTAGCTGCCAGAGGTGCTGGCGCAGCTTTAACAGTTGCAGGAACAGCTATAAGAAGTATTGGCACTTTCTTAGGAACTATTGCTCTCCCTACCGCCGCATTCATGGCTCTTGGCTGGGCAATCGGTAAAGTTACAGAGAAAATTATCGAATATAAAGAACACCAAAAACAAATCAAACAAGAAGCCCAACAACTCGCCAACACTTACGCAACAAATAAAGAAAAAATCCAAAGCCTTGCTGACCAATATGAACGTTTATCTAATGAAGTTCAAAAAGGTTTACGTCCTAAAGACGATGAAGAATATTTAAAAGTACAACAAGAACTTTATAATTTGATCCCGACAGTCGCGTCATACGTTGATCAGAAGGGTCAAGCGCATTTACGCAGTGCAGAGGCTGTTCGCAAAGAGATTGACAGCATTAAGGAGTTATCTAAACTTGAAAGTAATAAATTCATTGACAATTTTTCTAACAATATTGACAAAATAAAAAATAAAATTGATAACCTACAAAATCAAATTAACAACATT
This genomic window contains:
- a CDS encoding phage tail tape measure protein, TP901 family, core region; this encodes MNELNKALTEIAIVTGQTQQEVAKLGEEYNKLAYQMGVTTNEVARASVEFLRQGLSQEETMKRVQVATEYAKISSLDFNKAAEILTATTNSMNVDIERAADVFSALGDATATGADEIGIAFQRVGGSASALNLEFEKVASWIAVLSSRTREGAATVGK